The DNA sequence AAAGCAGAGATGCCACTCCTATGTTCCCTAGTTGGTCACACTCCATACCTCAGCTGTGCTTTGAGATCCTGCCCATGAATACCAAGAACAGGAAAGCAGACAGGGTGCACCCTTGCCGGAGTCCGACAACCACTCTGAATAAGCTTGCAGTCTTACCAGTTGAGTAGGAACCTAGGCCCCCTATGCATCCGATCTAcagtacatatattttttcagatacTTTTTTGGAATGCTCAGGTGAATTAATATGCGATAATTTGTGAGGTGGCCATATTTGCAGCCATCTTGGATTTTCCACAGAAAGTCCCAGAAGTCCCTAACTTTTGAACCAGGCCCTTCACATTAGCCGACAAGGACCAACTGTACAGTCTTGCATTGGACGCTCCTGTTCCCCCAAAATTGGGGGTAGACGTGCTCCATGCAGAGGCATGAGACAGGACAGCCAAGGAGCAATTCATCTGTGACCGCTTCATGAATGTCTCGTCTGAGGCTCGATTATCTGAGCCTATGAAGAAGCAGAAACGAAAGACTATGGAAGTCTTCAGGAAGACAGTCAAGCTCCATCCTCCAAGGGAAAGGTAAGTTAGACCACATCAGATTGTCTTGTACTCTCTAATGATTCTCTTAAGGCATTGCTCTTGTGTTATTACAAGTAATCCAGTACCGTGAGCAGGGCGACCTTGCCTTCATGCTGCTCATGAAGTCACAGCTTCTAGATGTGCCTCTTTAGTTAgatgagctttttttttgctaaaaccAACAAGGCATCGATGCTTCACTTCGTACTGAATGACTCCCCTGATGAAGTGCCTACTTGTCCTAAGGGCGCACTGCATGTCCCAGATGGCAATGCACTCTTACACATActcacaacaccccccccccaacataaGGTGGAATTTGCCTCCTGCTACTTAATAAAATGGCAGTCAAGAAGAACTTTGTGTTCTCCACAGACACCTATTTTGTTGACTTGATAAAGGCCCAGGACAGGTTGAATTGTGGCTCTTCTCAAGGGTACATAATCAAGTGACCAGCAACAAGATCTCCCTCAGATTCCAAGTTGTTCTTGGGAAAGGATGACAGTTAAGAGGCAATTGTGTCAGCTCCTTTTTACACGTGTAAGGAAGCACATCTCACTCATATCAAAAATCTATCTTGCATTTCAAGTTGTGATGTATGCGATTCACAAGCTTCGGTCAAACCAAGAAGAAACTGACAACGTACCTTCACTATGCTGCCAAGATTAGATACAAGGAGTCTGTGGTGAGGATCCCCCGGCACAGATATTTTCTTTATCCTCCTTCAACATGCTCACTCCACTGTACTCACCATCTATCTTGTTACTGGTGTGAGGATACATCGGAAAATCattaatgtgagtgagtgagctcgCAGGATCAAGGGGGGCTGAGGACTGCACAACTGTGCTTGGACTGTCTTTACGGGAGAGGATGTCACCAGAGCATTCATGGGCTAAGACAAGGTGGACCCCCTGAAGAACCTCCTCCAGCAAAGCCCAAAGTACCACAGAGCATTCAGGTGAGTATGCACATATCTTTGCAGAAAGTAGTTATTAATGCATTATTGTGTGAAATATATGTACCTGAAAAACATTGCATTATCCTGTCTATATCTTCAGATAACTCAAGAGTGGAAAGTGAAGCTGAATGTAATGGAAGATGTTGAGGCCTTCACCTATCACCTGTGAGGCTGCTCAAAGTAGTTAATGACATTATTGAAGCTtttgattgaaaaataaattgtgccatgctttttattgatttttcaaagGTATTTGACACAGTTGACTATAAACTCTTGGTCAACAGACTCCTCAGCATTGGTACATCCAAGAAATCAGTAATTGGTTTGCCAACAACCTATAAGGGAGAACACATTGAGTAGCTTGGTCTCCTCACCATTTCAAAGAGAGTGCCCCAAGGTTCTATGTAAGGAACAATACTGTTTTCTCTCAACACCAATAATCTGGGACAATTCATCCAATGCTATGCACCATTTTTATGCTGATGAcagttatttattgatttttatgtcTGTTGTACAAGCCCTTGAGTTTCTGAAGTCAGTATTAGATTTTGTTCAGTCCTGTCTACACCAAATTAAGTTGGTATTAAATGCAGACAAAACCAAGTTTATGGTGTCTACAAATACCAGAGAGGTACTACCTGTCTCTCCAAGCCTGGAAACTACACAAGGGATAATAAGCACTCAGGTATACTGGTGTACTCATTGACCACAAACTGTCTCAGAAATGCCACTTTGAGAACCATGTCACTTAGCTCAAGGTGgaagttatgtttttattttatcctgcTTCTCCTTTCGAGCAAGGAAATACCTAGTGTCAGCAACTTTATTGCCCCCTCTTGACTATGGTGATCTGCTCTGCTCTACATGAATGCATGAGCTCAATGTCTAGGGATGCTGCATACTGTGTATCACTGCACTTTGCATTTTATTACTGGTTGTAAATATTTTACGCACCATTGTACACTATAAGCTAGATTTGAATGGCCATCTTTATACATGCTTGGACGGATCCACTGGTTGGGCTTCATTCACAAACCTCTCCTTTGGTTGGCTCTTCTTACTTGTGTTCATGCACGTCCAGAAACCAAGGCCTACAATCCCAACATGTTCTTCAGATGTCTGTTCCCCGTGCTCGAACAGagtggggcaaaaaaaaaggacttaaatACTCCTAACTGAGTACTCTTGGTGAATTCGAGTCAGTTTAAAAGGATATGGAGAATGGCACTATTAGTCAATGTCCTTGTGCCTAATTTACTTGGTAAATTGAGctttaaaatgtctgtatttttttttttttttttcactagttaatttctgtgcttttttatcttttattagGTTGCTACTGTGTGACAGAATGTTTGGCTTCTTATGTTGTCTGAAAATATTGTTGTAACTCTGTTTTATGCTGCCCTCTTGGCCAGGTCattcttgaaaaagagattttattcTCAATGAGACTTACCTGGTTAAATTAAGGTTAATAGTAATATGTGAATCATATATCCACATAAGGggtgtgttaaatgtgtttggTGCATAGAACaaccattttctttcatttttgaggCCTGAAATGGCATCTGATCTGTACAATACCCCCTTGATTTCTGAGTTTGTATCCATGTGATGTTCGGTTCAAAAGGTACAGATTTCTGGGGCTTTCACTAAACATCCAAGATGGCTGCAAATATGGCCACCTCACGACATATTGCATACGAATTTGCAATGTtagtattaaaatattaaaagcagACGTCCTGACCATTCCGAAAACAAACGTACACGAAAAACAACATACTGACTGGGCGCATAGGGACCTGAAGTTCCTACGAGACTATACGCATGACTTTTTTAGCTTTATGGAGGTCTATTAAAGCACACCAAGCTATTGGCAGTCTTACATGTTCTGTGTGGCATCCTGTGGGACTGATTCCAGAGCAGATGGCCGAAGTTGCATTCTCATAGTTGAAAACTCGGAAAGCGATAAAGCCTGCAGTAAACTCCCCTGTaacaaaagtgttttaaatGAGATCAGAATGAGGACATctttgtctgtgctgtttctaatacacacaccagtctgtgcTATTTCTATGACATAGTCACAGTGAAGTGCACAATAATGCTTTCATACCCCTGGCGTTTGGTCCATACAGATTTGCAGTAGATTCTGCATTCCCCAAATCATACATTATAGGAACAGTTGGGCCTTTGCCAGTGTTGCACGCGCCCGCATTGTATCTCACAGGGTAGCGCTGAaacacagaaagacaaacagcatcagcatttaatatttttgccTGCTCTGCAACACACAATTCTTTTATTACATGAATAACTAGTTTATTTTGCTATTGTACGTTCTGCTGTTAGACTGTCAGCTTTTTgtggtattgtttttttttattttcataactaaGCAATGCCCATTGATGcccacccaaaaaaataaataagcaaacaaacaaataaataaataaataaataaataaataaataaataaataaataaataaataaatgcactgtgtCAGATGCAATACCTTGAACAGCTGGTAGAGGTTTCCTCCCTGTAAAGTCAGGAAGCTGGTCTCTGTGTGGTAGCGCAAGATGGAGTTAGCGATCCATTTCTCCATCTCTGCATTGTTCCGAACATGCCACACGGACACATcctctgctgtgatgtcataataccCGGGGTTCTAGAACACGAAACCCACACAAAGATAAAAACCAGTGTTGAAAAATAGCTTTCGTAACTTGAGGTGAAAGACTACACAGGAGACTAATGGGATGGGACTAAATTATACATCAGTGCTGTGAGAGAGGTCAGTACTGTGATATGGTCAGTACTGTGAGTTGGTTAGTTCTGTGAGGTGGTCAGTTCTGTTAGTTGGTCAGTTCTGTGAGACAGTCAATACTGTGAGATGGTCAGTTCTGTGAGGTGGTCAGTTCTGTGAGACAGTCAGTACTGtgagatggtcagtgctgtgagttagttagttctgtgagatggtcagtgctgtgagttggTTAGTTCTGTGGGAGGCGTCAGGTCAGAGGGGCAGCAGTGAGTGGTTCACCTTGTAGTCATCAGAGGTGGCAGCCTCAGGAGACCCAAAGGTAACCTTGTTGCTCCAGGTTCCGTCCCCCTCCGGCAGATTGGGGTTGTCGCCCTGCTGGCTGGACCAGCGATCCCCCAGAGTGCACTTCCCATACAGGTTATTCTCATGGACGCTGGCCACCAGTGTCCAGCCCCCACCCGCCGTGGTCATGTCACAGAACGCCTCGTACAGAATTCCGTTTGTGGTAGTGAGGTAATACAGCCCATCTGAAAAAtgccatttgaaaataatgaacATTCCATAGACCATGGGATACaaatgcttctgcttctgtGAAAATTTTAAACCTCCATTGTTATTAAGAAAAAACTTTCTGACGCAATTGTTCCTGCTGGATTCAGGTTCTGAAAATAGTTGCATACCGTCATGaactttatatttttctttgagctctttgCAGCTCCGGGCGACATATCGGATCTTGTTCAGCAGTCTGTCTGCTTCACCGTTCTTGACTTTGTCCTCAACAATATACAGAGAATGTAATGCAGAACAGGAGGAAAAAATTCATGATTCAATTATTAAACAGCTAAATCACAATCATCCCTGTAAGGCAGTCAAATCACAATCATCTCTACTCTTTCAAGCAGTCAATTCTGAACATAGTTATGGTATGAAAGTTTACACAGTGCCAGAGGAAACTGATAAAATAGACAACTTCTTCCTCAACACAACTGGAGCCTTGGAGCAGCATCTACAGTCTTAATTTCCCTAGAAATAGGGAGCCAACATGACAACAACTCATTGGCCACTAAATTAACTGAAGGATCTGCATTTGCACACTGGACTAGGACATTAAGAGTATCCATTAACCAATGATTAGCTCACCAGAGTTACATAGGTAGGGTTCCAATAAGAACATCAGGAGAATGGTCCCGTGTAgcatctctgaaaaaaaaatatatatcagctcactttcatttcattaatgaTTCCATTTAGTACTTATAGCACCTATGACCATCATGATGTCAATGAAATGAATTTAAGTATTTACACAAGGCAGTCTGGGACAGAGGTTTtagggttaaaaataaaataaaataaaaatcaagctCACGTTTAAATAAAGAAGTACCAGATGTGCATATGTTCTTTAGGGAAGCagaggaagaaaataaattacaaccCTGCCTCTTTTCCTTCAGTCGGATTCCTCACTTTTATTTCTGCGTAATGGCTGTTCAGTTGCACTCACCTTTTTACTTTAACTTCCTCATGATGTATAACTGAATGTTATTAGTCCCTATTTATGATATTTCTCAGATTTATCCATGTACTCTACATTATACTTCCCTCACAACACACTGCCCTGCCCTTCcaaaagagcaaacaaaaacaaatattgggTTTGCCAATGTAGCAGTATAAGAGACCAGAGTTTAATGTTGAGTAGGAGGATCTGTATATCCATGTAAAGCTCGCAAACAGTAAGGGGTGCAGTTATAGAATCCAGTGCGAACAGTGGcaggggaccagggattgccattctcCCTGAAGCTCGCTAGCGCCAGTGGTTACTCAAGGTATTGCAATTCCATTAGCATCTGGTGCCGAAAAGCtaatttccccattgaagtccattcaaaactacgaTTACAAAATGGATAGTTCCGGTccttgattctgattggctgagccgcGTTCGAAGCCATTGTAAAATATtctataaacacacacctgtgaccgCATTACAATTTCAGTATTACTGCGCCAGTTAGTCACCCATACAATGTGGTCCGTTCGCtgttttcatgtctgtgtg is a window from the Anguilla anguilla isolate fAngAng1 chromosome 14, fAngAng1.pri, whole genome shotgun sequence genome containing:
- the LOC118213047 gene encoding intelectin-like translates to MIDKVKNGEADRLLNKIRYVARSCKELKEKYKVHDDGLYYLTTTNGILYEAFCDMTTAGGGWTLVASVHENNLYGKCTLGDRWSSQQGDNPNLPEGDGTWSNKVTFGSPEAATSDDYKNPGYYDITAEDVSVWHVRNNAEMEKWIANSILRYHTETSFLTLQGGNLYQLFKRYPVRYNAGACNTGKGPTVPIMYDLGNAESTANLYGPNARGEFTAGFIAFRVFNYENATSAICSGISPTGCHTEHYCVGGGGHFPQHPPSQCGDFSAFDWNGYGTHIEWSASRDMIESAILLFYR